The Ostrea edulis chromosome 1, xbOstEdul1.1, whole genome shotgun sequence genomic sequence TAACGTGTTTCATTCTATCGATTTTCAGATCTGGGTTTAAGATTGTGATACTGGATGAAGCTGATGCCATGACACGAGATGCACAGAATGCTTTACGGAGAGGTACGAATTCGACAATCTAGTTTACAGAAGTATCCATTCTTAAATTTTATAGAGAATGCCGGACTAGTAGTCTGGTTCTAATGGCAAATAATGATTAGTTGGTCCAgcataatttttaaacataGTTTAAGTtaactgcagaactgtagctctttgAGAAAATATATCGACATTtcagagagatacagatccaccccCATATTAAATCCTTCGATTACATCGCAGGAAAAAAtgtgcacggttgaggccttatatcactgtaattttgcataaatttattattaaaaaattccaaacatattttccaactgtacttgtgtccaaacataccttcaaatattctttaaaaCCCCATGCAATCCGAAAAGTCACAgcttcaaattatttcatttgttgACATAGCCATGTTAAGTACCAGTCAATATGAACCCTGTTGCTATttgtatctattcataatattCAATACAAGTTATGTATTAGCTctttatttattataaatacaaataattaatagaaatttgaTAACTGTTTAATTCGAATAAGCTGTTGAGTATCAAAAATTCTACCAAAGACTAGTTTGGTCCATTAcactccatttaaaaactgagtGGCGTGGATGGGGAACAAACTAATGAAGGTAATGGGTTTAGTTCAATATTAAAACCTGtttgaattattattattaaaccAAACTAgaatgatttcatccaaaatattccactaaaaatatttatgggGACATTAGTTCACATAGACATTATTGTTTCAAAAAGAGTGTATGAGTATGAAAATGAACAGGGTTTGAAACTGCGAGTTTTCAGGTCTAATGgagctttaatgaatatttgatggTATGTTTGGACACGTGTATAGTAGGagaatatgttaggaatttttaatattaaatttatgcacatttttttctgctccgtaaatcgaaggtttttataaggggtggatctgtagctctctggtctgtcccaatattttcccagagagctaaaTATCTGCAGCTAACTTCAACTATGTTAATGTATAAGAAAACTGAATGTGCGACCTGTAacttttgaatatgaaatgtGTTATATTTCACTTGTATTGTGTTATAATTTTGCAGTGATTGAAAAGTTCACAGAGAACAAACACTTGTTTCTGCATAAAATCTTTCCAATGCTGTTTGTAATTTTGCAGTGATTGAGAAGTTCACAGAGAACACTCGTTTCTGTATAATCTGTAATTACCTGTCCAAGATCATCCCAGCTCTTCAATCACGGTGCACTCGCTTCAGATTTGGTCCCCTGGGGACAGATCAAATGGTACCACGCTTACAGCATGTCATAGATCAAGAAGGGTAAAggtttcatgattattttataattaCCTGACTTTAAGATATACCCAGTACACAGAGAATGTGGGAGAATGTTTATGTGTGTAAAGTCATTTTGTTTTAACAGTATAGAGGTTTTTGTATTATGTTTCCGAAACTGAAGTTCGAGGGGTATACTTATTACTTTAGTCTCTCATGGACAGAAACTTTTACTATGGTCTTAACTTTTTGAACTAAATGAAACAGAAACTTCAAATTGTGATGTGACTGCTTAAAGTAAAGGTCATTCATCAAGGTAAAATTTGCCTCAATTGAAAGTGGTAACTCATTGTGGTATTATGTGTCAGGAACACATCCTGTTTACATAGCACTGGGACTGCCAGCTTACTTAAAGATAGGATCTAATATCTTAAGtatttgatttatttgtatTTGGGATGTTGAAGGACTGAGAAATGTATGTTTTGTAGATGTAATGTGACAGAAGATGGAATGAAAGCACTAGCTACCTTGGCCAATGGTGATATGAGAAAAGCCCTAAATATTCTTCAAGTAAGGTTTGATTTAAATTTCCATTTACTGTGTgtacagaatttgacccaatttCATGGCTCAAAGGATGTTCATAGAttttataattttctttcaatgaaCATGTGCTCTGAATTTTCCATTCTTGACATGCATCATATGTAGGATCTgtaaatttttaatgaaattgtgaATTCACATTCTCATAGGAAAAGAGGAAGTGTTTTAATAAAAACTTTAATTCCATACATTGGGTAATTTTGGGCGCATTGGGAATGTTGACTAAATCTATTTGCTAAAACTGGAAAGTGTGAATAAtggcatattttttattatatgcaAGTTTGTACAGCTAAAATCTGTCAAATAATAAAGGAACATTCATGTATATCAAACTTCTTGTGTGAATAAAATCCTGATGCCAAAATAACCCCCTATACAATATTCCATCTTGCTGTATTTTACGGTGTTTTATTTTGACAGAGTACACACATGGCACATGATGTGGTGGATGAGGATAACGTGTACACATGTGTTGGACACCCGCTCAGACGAGACATAGAAAATATCATCAACTGGGTCCTCAATGAAAGCTTCACCACATCCTATAACAGTATCCTTCACAAAGTATTCCAGCTCCCTGAAAGCTAATGTTGGGGAAATCATTCCTGATATTGATATGATAAAGTATGCGGTACTTCTACATTCTCTGTAATAAAGCACTGTAAGCTGATCGCTGTAATCTGATGCGTATCACTTGATCGAGGCTATTTGTAAATTGGGGAACACATGAAGTTGTCAGTTCTTGTCTatttaatctacatgtacatgtatttatatgaaATAGAAAACCCTTAAATCCTCTAACAGTAACTATTGTGGGAAGAGAAAACACCAGTTAGagttgcatatttttttttagctcacctgaaagctcaagtgagcttttctgatcacctgttgtctgtcgtctgtccatcttgaaacttttcacattttttacttctccagaattactgggccaatttcaactaaacttggcaaAAAGGATCCTTGGGTTAAGGGCTTTCTAGTTTATTTCAATTGAAGGGTCAtgtctccttcaaaggggatataatcacaaaaatagggtggggtcatttaaaaattgtttaaaaatcttctcaagaaccattgggccagaagagctaaaatttacttcaaagctttctgacatagtgcagattcaagtttgttaaaaccatgactcCCATGGTTAGGTtagtgccacaataggggatcaaaagttttaaatgcgaatatatagggaaaatctttgaatatgggcCAATGTGACTccggtgagcgatgtggcccatggacctcttgtcattttcaaataaatatacatcaaTACTCCTGCTCAGTACAGTGTTACTGAGTGTGCTGTAAGGTATCCCCTAAActgaaattcatgtaaaatattaattctTCATCAACTGGTAAAATAATGCACTACTAATTTTAAATTTGTTAATGtgttaatttaaaatataattatatgaaaatacattcGATttgtttgtgtacatgtgtatatatatatatatatatatatatatatacatttttaaaaaaaaaactatactACCCTCTTTTGGTCCTTAAATGCTGATAAGATATCCTGGAAATGAAGACAGAAAAGGGCTTGGCTCTACAAGACATACTCACTGAAGTTCATACCTATGTACATAGACGTAAGTTGtgtttatacatttataatgtgTGTAGAAAGGccttattttacatgtaagaGCCTCTGTTAACGTCTTCGTGCTCCTTATGGACCTCTTACATTTGAACACCATTTTTCAGCAAAATCTACAgtgtatttgataatttattggTTCTTACATCTTTCATTACTGTTAAATAACATTCATCTTATCAGCTGAATCCCAATTTCCCCCTAGAAATGCTAATATCATATGTATTTAatcagtgctccaagttgcgagtaaaacggtcgcatttgcgacaagaaaatcaattttgcgactagagatttTAATTAAGTCACATTTTCGCGAGTGAAGTAAATTTGggcaaccagtaaaattttagaatcgggatcggaagtctgaatagATATTATTcagtctcggtcaaaacaatcaagatggcgggaaaacgaggtttagagcactttggatttatcaatagtaaaaaaacagaagcctcagcctagtacatgtaacaaagaaattcaagaatcacacggggAAAGTTCTGCATAAAGATGGTGTAGCAGAgtctaaagagaaatgcaaaagtaaaagaagaaccccagtcctgaaatggcggaggaaattttcgtgatggaaaatgttttgcagaatttgtgaggctaataagccagcaacgtccacaaTTTCTAGACATCCATTGTCCGATTTCGCCACGAccgagtgtacatctttcaaacgtggaaatgtgactattcacggtaacagtaagagacatgtcgttgtccgtgactgcattagcagtaagtcgagaggggcaactgttgctgttaattttcaaagacaatcAAACTCGGGATGTggtgttcttattgatgctggtactaattgttcagcaaaagatccaacaaaactaggagctcttattcgcataacatgataagcagtgaaggcccacttattgataactttaaagcaaatccttGTGTAGAACGCTGGGTTTTCTccagaagcgtactgtaaaatatacaggatggcccaatgcaatacaacttttgccagagtaatACTTGGcttgttagcatccagcatgtttcacagcacatttctattcagtttcaaaataaaaacaaacaaaatgtatacatggtgttgattttttacttgcaagatattcatatctttaaaaaaaaacttgtaagtcttatatttacaaaaactTTTACtatggcgagtagaaattttgaacatggcgactagaaatttgaaaatggcgaccagaaatatttttaggtTGCCATTTTGCGACCTGAAAGCAGATGCGACTTGGAGCACTGTTAATCCCATTCAAATCAGTACATAAGATTTGTTATGatttgacattttaaaaaaaagttttggaTCATTTTTCCAGACAATGAAATACTGCTTATAGTGATTCAAaaccatttgttttttaaatttgagattatttttaaaatctgtcatgtgtaaaaaaaaaaaaaaaaaaaaaaaaaatcaaccataTCTTTAATATGGCTACTTTTTTTCTGGAAATTCCCTTGCATCTGATAGGTTTCAGTTTCACTTTGTAACTTGTTCTACATTCCATTCTGTATTGTTAACTTAACCACCTTCACTTTGTATGTTGCTGTCATTCTGTATTGTTAACTTAACCACCTTCACTTTGTATGTTGCTTTCATTCTGTATTGTTAACTTAACCACCTTCACTTTGTATGTTGCTTTCATTCTGTATTGTTAACTTAACCACCTTCACTTTGTATGTTGCTGTCATTCTGTATTGTTAACTTAACCACCTTCACTTTGTATGTTGCTTTCATTCTGTATTGCTTACTTAACCACCTTCACTTTGTaccaataaatgaaaaaaaaattctttttcattttttcccaTTTCAGTTGATTTACCAATAAGTGTTAAAATTCATCTTCTTGACAAAATGGCAGAAGTAGAGTGAGTATTCAGTGTCTTGTACAGTATATtaataatatcaaaaatattctgttttgtgTCCTATTCACTACCAgttatgaagaagaaaaataatacatattaCTTGCCCTTTTCTGGCAATCTTCAGCTTTATTATGCAAACCTTTTCAACATTGGTTttcattgggccaatttcaattaagCTTAGCACAAATTATCCtggggtgaaggggattcatgttcaatgaagggccataccccTTCAAAGGGAGAGATAATCATTAAAAGGCAaaagtagggtggggtcattcaaaagtcttcctttcaagaaccacttggctgaaatctacatgaaagcttcctggttcaagtttgttcaaatctaGACCTCTAGAGATAGAGTGAAgtcataataggggatcaaaattttacatgcagatatataggaaaaatctttaacaaTCCTCTTCTCGAGAACATAGGGCCATGATGagtcatattgatattcaaTGCAGATTGACGTTTGTTCCAGTTTTGGCCTTCAGGGGTAGGGTGAGGTCACAAAAGGGGATCAGAGTTTTGCACGTTAATataagaaaaattattttaaaaaatcttctcaataacagcaAGGCTATGAATACTtatgatatgcaagcatctccaGATAGTTCAGATTCAAATTTGTGATTCCCGGGAAAGGGTGAGGGCCACAACAGGGTATCGAAGTTTTGCATGGGAATGTAGAGAAAAAATCTTTAGCAATTTTGTCCTTAATAACAGCTGTTCATGATTACCCATAGTAATGCACAAGCATCcacaggtagtgcagattcaagtttattaaaatcatgattcttctctcccccccccccagggtAGGGTAGGACCACAATTCCATTTCATACCATTGGTTGTAAAGTACATTGACTTTTGAAAAATGCATTCGGTTTTTTATAACCTAGGCACAGACTAGCTTCTGGTACCAACGAAAAGATACAACTGAGTTCTTTGATTGCTGCCTTCCAAGTGGCCCGAGACCTCATCGTGCAAGAAGCGTGACTTTTGTTACATGTGACTGTTGATAGTGATCAAATGTATGTGAATCTTGATTTTTATATCATAATAAATTGCTTAAGTTTTCTGTGTCTTGATTTTCCATTGACATTTCATAGATTAAGAGTTAATTCTTCACTCACATCgaaacatctttttcttttgttgaaTTGACCACAAGTTTTAACTAATGCTCAATTCAAACATAGGAAGTGGGGAGAAGTTAGTATGGATTTTGTTATGAAACAGCATGTGACATTcacttaacgtagttccacactcgtgtgacgtcataggattttgcaaagtcaataatttaatgataggaacataaattttgttggaatctttttcaatagttattgtaaaaaatcctGTTagtcataaaatatttcaaaattcttagttatatttgaatagtcaattatatgtttcaaaatattgaatccaaggacaataactctgttttcattcaattatttatcaagtccataatgcgatatatttcctttatttttgacaaacattttaccaaggtgataaggaatcattatctgtgttttttcatgaaattacatacaattttaatcccgagtgatttaaatagctcagctgtatggtgccagacttcagtttttgatgggggtatacataatctggaagctatagatttgaaattattaaggaaaggtatggattttttcccatgaataactataacagatgtaactctactaatataaacagaaaaaatgatatgtaaaccatgctataaggaaaatgcgtccacatttgtttgttttttaacattttggggaataacACTAATTCAATATTTTTCCACACATTaatctaaaacttgatgaacatattgaaaatgacatgtgtttcagttattgacatgtttcccgataaataaatgcaattcaaaaaatattttgttgtttttattttaaaataacaacaaataactgtttccaatgaatttcataaaaatctacatcggggtatatgactttagtggtgtatgtaatgaaaattaatatggaaacccttaactgttttgccttttttcattactctgaatgttaatttattgattccaaacaaaaaaatgctacctaaaccccaaaaatccaggactaaggacctaccttaaacagtctcgttgaaagtcagcatttcacaaattctatggtctttataatgatctaattcaCAAATATAACTAGTTAGGTCGAATGccatctgacatgtttcataccaattgttaggccattccttacatactaattttgactccAGATTACTCCGTTGACCTGAttgagatatagggctcacaacgGTGTGTGACTGGTCagcaggggatgtttactcctcttagacacctgatcccacctctgacgATTCCAGGggtgtgtttgccctactcttaattctgCATTATCTATAGGaaatgagattggtcactgttcattatcttcacttcttcTAGTGCTGGAGGCTTAaccaggtccagtccaaagactatttctacctacgtagctacttatagttacgtaggtatttaaacctactctaggtagctatttttacctactgtttcctttacttgcatttcgtggccaaacgcaggaacggcgcaatatggtgtgtaccaaatttcttgattaacttacactgacgatgaataccacagaaatattggacaaaaatgattactttctaacctttcaaatttgcataaaTAACAGCATCCAGTTCCATTTCCTAAGAGCTTAGGATCAAAGCTACGTGTTAAAAAGCGTGgaatgtcttacaaatctgtatcgattttaaagtttaccttcatgcatttttaaattAAAGGCTTTTGGGGcgaattttcatgcatttcctctgcattctccaccctcgtaaagtattcaaGTTTACACTCTGAATTTTGTcgtgcacatgcacaacatggactgacctgtttaaaagatgcgccttaattattatttatttatattttcaaaaacaggtaaaagtaggtagaagtagctactttaagtaggtttaaatacctacgtagctattaatagctacgtaggtagaaatagtctttggactggacctgttaACGAAGGAACAATCGCTGCCTATTTTGAGTGCCGTGGTTTTAGGCTTGACACGACCGTGCCTGGGATTTGTGAAGGGAACACCCTAATCACCAGGCTACCACTGCTGATATTCAattaaataattgaataaaaggCTCTACTGCACTCTGCCTGTTCAATaagttatttattttattgatcTGTAAGTTTCTGCTTGATTTCACCAAAAAAAATATTCGTTTATTAAAACTTGGGCAATTCTACATAGAATCTAATTTAATAAGGAAAAAATTAATCTGTTGctcatatttctaaaattttattcaGTTAACTTCGGGTAACCGTATCCAATCATCATCTTAATACAGAAGTCGGCagacataattatatacatgtagtacgttctgTCATTCTAAAAGATTGTGTACCAAGTGTTCTTTAAACAACATTgaagatgagtttcattttcttttaaattgtcCATTTATagtcaaattcaaaattttaccaaGGAAACcaaatcattttcaaacttATGAGCTTTCTAAATAGTGGTAACACCAGATTTATCAAAGTTAGGGGAATTCTTGTGTAAAATCTTTATTCTACGAAAACGCGTAGAGTGGTTGACATTGGTAGGCTCTATTCATGTATGTTGATTTGGTGAACaaataaagaaactgaaacTTCACTTGACTGCTACAAGCTTCATTTTACCAAACGGAGATCAAATTGTGAATATTTTCAGTGTGTTCTTGACTAAACATGAACATATTTTGCAATACCTTTACTTTTCGCAGTAGTCTAGTGGTTTGGGCGGTTTATAAAGCGTGTGTCATCAGCACCATTTGTATGGCAGTGAATCATGGACCATCTATTCATCACAAGAGCGGAAACTTCACGAGATGCCTTCGACGAATACTTGGTATCACCTACCAAGACCAGGTTACAAACAACAAAGTTTTCACAAGAGCCGGTATACCCTCCATGTATACACTCCTTCGTTAAAGATGGCTACGCTGGTTAGGTCATGTACACCGAATTGAGGACGAGAGAATACCCAAGTTTTTACTCAACGGAGAGCTTGTCGGTGCTAAGCAGAGCATTGGACTCCCTCGCCTGCACTTTAAATATGTCTGCAAACGCAACATGAAATATACAGCATTGACTCGAACACATTGGAAACAAGATTGCAGAGAAACATTATAAAAAGAAAGTTACACACTATTTACATCAAATACCGCCAGCAAAACTGCATCAGTCTTCACATGGCAGGGTTGCAATAGAGCATGCAAATCAATAATTGGACTCTACAGCCACACAAGACGATGTCCATCAACTACCTCATCATACTTAATAACTGGTTATGAGGGCGATAGCAATTTCATTCATCCCACAGACTCGAAACGGATGATCCTAGTTGAAGTTGAAGGGAAAAATAAACTTCCTATTGCCGGCATTACGAGTTATTCAAAGCAAGAGTAGATTTCCTGCTCTTCCAGCCTAGTCCGATTTGTATCTGATTCAGATCAGGGTTATCTAGGAGTCTTGAAATCCTGGTCAACGTGGATTGCTCTAATAATACTGTAAAGAAACTCCATGCAATTCTTACAGTCCTGTTCGTTTGTCTATGATTACAATACCGGGTTTGGCAGACGAAACCCGAAGCCAATAGCCAACTTTAAAATCCCTCTCTGAAAACATCATTCGAAGGTTGCAGTTTTGACATATATAGCTTTAATCGGTGTTTTTATCTAACTTCTTTCATGAGGCGAAGCTTGTGATCGTGATCTTGACTATTCTGCACGTATGTATGTTCACTAATTAGAGGAAGAGGTAGTAACTGGAGTAATCTTCTGCTTGGAGTATCAGTCTTTATTGACAATTATGCCCTATATAGAGAAAAACAATAAGTAAGAATGTCTGTTCTGTACAACAAGGTCTGACAGATCACAGCAGTGGGAATCTGGCTGACAGATGAAAAGCACCgtcaatggaaactagctatatgctaatgTGTGTTATCCTGGAttaataaaggctattattatttttatcgCCGGTGACCAATCACAATTcttacaaaaatacaaaattaagaattgggcaaacatggaatGTCAGCCTAGCAAGTATCTATACTGATAGAGAATCCCGACCAACAAAAAGCATGTGTTACAACGGTCATAATCAAGAACTAGTGTGGAAGTTGTCATACTTCATAAAATCTCGTAAACacggcattttttttttactttataagATTCCCAAGATTTTGGACGCATAAAATAGCTGTGTTTCGTGggattttcaattatttgatcaaacaacaatgaaaaagatgaggataacgaacagtgatcaatcttataaggAGTAAAAAAAATAGTAAGAGTTTGGCAAACGCGGACCCGTGGATATACAATAGGTGGAATCGGGTGTCGAGgacagtaaacattccctgtcgaccgatgaaaaccgccgtgagtcctatttCTCGATCACGTAAACTGAGTaatatgcagtcaaaatctgtgggTAAAGAATGGTattacaattggtatgaaatacgtcagacagcattttacctaaTGACTGATCGTATTggcatataatttgcgaaatactgactttaaacgagactgttgatacctctgtaacatcaacttgttagtagccttcctcgatttaaaaacttatcacaCGCAGAAACAAGCTCTTGTGCATCGAATCGGTTGAGAAACATATAAGCACCAtgtacaggtgataatggaatattgcaacacAAGTACATAGTTGACGATGGATTGTTTTCATAAAGTTAACTTGTTTATCGTTGATACCCGGTATCTATGTAAgactggtgtcttttatttcgagttcactaggATATATCCAATCGGTAGATGAATGGAAATGATTACTATTAatggataaaacgtcgtcagtatatctaaatttcgagttgaaggccacacgTTATTTTTTCTTCTGGCTTATGGATGGCGCTTAAGactagcagtgagagttctttatcaTGCCCACGCCTACCGTGACCCATGACTTTCACTTCCTGGTCGATTGGCGAATGAACATTGAATACTTATATGAAATGCATTGGCTTATTAAGGTACCGGGATCTAAAATCGAACCTGAGCCGTTGAAGTGAgctttaggtttgcactccgtcTATCTGTTCATCAGTCCGGCAAATTACTTTTCTgccaatatatattttatatttggtacattgcttttcAATAACAgatcaaattcaaatttagtctgtccgttgatttttcaccaaGTTacggcccttggacttagaaaaacagcatgaattattagttttccggattttttgttaagttgtgcttgcagatatctACGGATACTTGGTGCATTGCTTTGCCTTAAGgaattacagatcaagttcgaatttcgtgtcgatccgttgatttttcacaagTTGTGGCCCTTGGTCTTGGGAAAACGGCATGGATTATTTGTTTTCCGGACGTTTTTGTTGTGcttacatttgatatttggtacattgctttgccataacaagttaaagattaagtcttaattttgtgatttttcgcTGAGTTACTGCCCTTGGACTTTGAAAGTGTGAATTATCAGATTTTTATACTCGATTGTTGTGgttacatatattcatttgaccggtcgacaagggatgcttgctcctcctaggcacctgatcctggtatatccaggggtccatgtttggccaactctctattttgtattgtttatatgagttatgagattgatcactgttcgttatcttcacgtttcatttgataattggtACATTTTTAGCTCGCCTCTACAAAGTTGATAAGTACTAGTGGAGTCACAACCACACCAGCTTAAATATTACATCCgcatttctta encodes the following:
- the LOC125676485 gene encoding replication factor C subunit 5-like, whose product is MSTKEDTASTERNNPNLPWVEKYRPKQLDELISHKEIISTIDKFVQENRLPHLLFYGPPGTGKTSTILAVAKQIYSPKEFNSMVLELNASDDRGIGIVRGQVLSFASTRTIFKSGFKIVILDEADAMTRDAQNALRRVIEKFTENTRFCIICNYLSKIIPALQSRCTRFRFGPLGTDQMVPRLQHVIDQEGCNVTEDGMKALATLANGDMRKALNILQSTHMAHDVVDEDNVYTCVGHPLRRDIENIINWVLNESFTTSYNNILEMKTEKGLALQDILTEVHTYVHRLDLPISVKIHLLDKMAEVEHRLASGTNEKIQLSSLIAAFQVARDLIVQEA